The genomic DNA AACATTCTTGACTATCGCCTTGATTTTGATGGGCAATCGGGACGTTGGGATCGTTACCGTCTCCGCATTCCCGGTAAGAAACTTCCCTTTGGTGCCTCTCAATTTTACGTGACTTATCCGGACTACTATAACGGTAAATTTGATACCGATGAAATTGAAGTTAGAATTGACGGCGAAGCACAACCTTTGAGTAGCGTCGAGTGGAATCAAGATGAACAGCTAGTTTCTATTGGTTTAGAAGAACCGATTGAGCCAGATACCAAAGTGGAACTTGTTTTTTCTAATGTAAAAAATCCTCGCTTTGGGGGAACATTTTATTTTAATGCGCAAGTTGATGTTCCCAATGATGTCGCCATTCGCCGTTATGTGGGAACTTGGATTATTGATATTGACTAAACTTTAGAGTTCAGCTCAGTCTAAAAATTAGGTTGGGAAGAATTAAGTCAGAGATCATTCCTGCTTCATTTTCGGAATCTCTGGCAAAATTGACTACCATTTTCCAAGCAATTGAATGCTGCCGAGATTCGTTAGAAAAGGGCGAGTCTAAGCTTCTGTTCTGACCATTATTTAAGCCCAACCTGACTGATAGATGTAATGTCAATTATCGATGGACAAAAGTTCCGAAAGGAACCAATTTTACGACCCAATCATTAACAGCAGAAAAACGAAAAAGTTTTAGTTAATTTTTATTATAATCCTGCTTAGGATGACAATCTAAATCGTAATTGTAAAGAGCTTTTATTGGCTATGGTATTGCCTTGTCATTTTCTGCTATTCTCTTATTTAAGAATGAGAAAATACCATCTAAGCAAATGACAACAACCGTCGTTAAATCGGACTTTAAGTCTCGTTTAGTCAATGCCATTTTAGGGATTAAACCCATTTATCGTTTTGCGAAATCTCGGGCGCGACAAATGATGATTAAGCGTGCCGAAGCAATTGGT from Cyanobacteria bacterium GSL.Bin1 includes the following:
- a CDS encoding DUF2808 domain-containing protein, with translation MMKKLFSSLMLAGGLLTLSPALEALAQSGGNSGITIFSGVERENILDYRLDFDGQSGRWDRYRLRIPGKKLPFGASQFYVTYPDYYNGKFDTDEIEVRIDGEAQPLSSVEWNQDEQLVSIGLEEPIEPDTKVELVFSNVKNPRFGGTFYFNAQVDVPNDVAIRRYVGTWIIDID